The region cgagaaaatcaaaatatttcatataataaaatacaaaagaaatagtgagtgatgtcatcaactctcaaatttggatgtaactggctcgttcatataactattttgttgaaaataagcgaaactttgaaatgccataactttcttattttacatccgattttgatggaattttcagtgttatgcttgtaaattttttttcttgttattcaaattaagtttttgttggggtggacttgtcctttaaagctcAACTCCCTTTTTAGTTTTCCCTCTGGTACGCTAGGCGGTTTCAAACTTGGGTGTTGACctttttggtgttggtgttgactAGATTTTTTACATCAGCACAACATCAGAAATATACAAATAGGACTTGTCATAGGGCAAGTCTCATCTGGTCTTGAGCTGTCAATGATAATCTAAATCATTAGTTAAACTCTGATTTGGGGTTGGAGCAATGGAAGTCAATCTGAATGGTGCTTCCCATATTAACACCAGCACCAATGTTTAACTTGAAATCGCCCATTGTGATTTCAAGGTCCCCTGACATGAAAATACAGAATACTTTCTGTTCATGTGGATGGGTCTTTACTTCACCACATCATGTCTTGCTGGGTTTAAATGTGcatcatataattttttatactttttaaaaatttaatttgtcTTGCATTTGTCTGCAATATGCTAGGCCCCGCCTCCTTAAAATCCACTAATCATTTTTTGCCTCTTGTGATGTCACAGGAGGCAGAAATAAGCATAACAATACACAGTGCTATGCAACTTGCCATAACTATGTACCATTGCTAACAATCACAAGTCTCCATACAATACCACTTCACCAGCGGGAACTAAATGACAGTTTGAATGGTTGCTATGCAGGCCCTAGTGTTGTTTGAAGACAGTATGACTGTTAGAAATGGCACATAGTTATGGCAAGTTGCATAGCATTGTGTATTGTTATGCTTATTTCTGCCTCCTGTGACATCACAAGAGGCAAAAAATGATATACCGATAGTGGATTTTAATGGGGTGGGGCTTAGTATACTGCAGATAaatgcaagaaaataaaataaaaaatactgaaattatATGATGCACATCTAAGCTCAAAGAGGTGAGGGATTTAGTTGAAGATAACATGAATTTGTATGTCAGAGGACCTTTAATGAACTTTTCAgtcaaatgataaaatacaggaaaatgtTTTATTCTGTCCCACCCAGCAATGGAGTAAATTGATTtatagatattattttcatttctctctACAGTCACCAAATCAATTAGATGCATATTTTTGTACTACATTTAGACCTCAAagtgaaaaaaacaatataactTATTTTACTCCTTGAAAAGACAAAGAATATCTTTCATACTATATAACAAAACATatacatttatgatataattttcttttccatttattttttgccCCAGCAATCGGGGGTACAAAAATTATTGCACCAAAGACagctttaaaatattttcatgtacacttcACAGCAATCTGAGTACTGTCTACAACACAACACAATCAACATTGGTTTCAGAACATCTAGGCTTTTGACCATATAATCATATTGGAGATTCAATGATGGTAGCTTTTAATATAGATCTCCTAGAATACTGTTGACAGTGTAAATGTGAAGtatgtttattgaaaattttcaaaaaagtaaatacattttttgcAATCTCCTGCAAAACTTCTATTGCTTTTATTGattctattttgttcttgatACTCTTCAATCAAAAAAAGAGTTGTATACTTTCCTTAGGAGCATTACACTTCActtgaaattcaattcaattctacATCTGATGAAACACAATGCAATTACTGACAAAAACACACTCACAAATATTTGAAACACAGAATAATACTTGTTTGAGATAAATTTGTGCTCAGCATATCAACTCACTTCAAACCTGAAAGTTGTATTCTTTTCCGTCACAATCTTCGACTTTTCTTGCAGATTATTCAAACAGCTTGCTCCCAAATCTCAAGAGAGAGACTTCCCTCTGACTACCTTGTAATGAAATTTATCTATGCTGCCCTACTCTGACAAAAGGACTCAACCAACAAGAGTGCAATTTCCTTTAAAAGAGCAAAATCAGTCTTTTATTTACATTGATGCCAATGCATTAGCAAGATAGTCAACTAGCTCTCTCATAGCAGCATTGGTgtattttctatgaaattttgtctgaaaGAAGAAATCGATTTGTAAAATGTTAACACATAAAAACTCAAGTTTGGTTGATATATATCATCTGCTCTTCCTTTTGTCAAAGTAGGGCAGAATGAACCTGCTGTGGTCTCACCTAGTCCACTTCAACCATCTACACTACTCCAATCGCCTAGGCTAAGAATCGGACTAGGACTCGGACTCTACATCGCAGGAGATTCAGTCTCTGAGATAGCTTGGTCTTTAATACTTGGCTTCAAGATGCACCCTCCACACCTCCGGGTTtcatttcaaatcaaactcTTCATCATCGTCCTCATCCACGAGGTCATCACCTCCTTCCGCTCCTCCAACCAGTCCCATCTCACCTGCCGGTACCGCGGCTGCTGCTGCTTTCTTCGGCTTCGGCCTGCTTCCTCCTGGGACTCGTAAACTTTTCGCTAATATGACATACTGCGTTTATGAAGGAAGAACAAAAATGGACAGGATGATGAGTGATCACTATTAAGGATTAATATAAATACATTGAGCATTGACAGCCATGACTTGAGTATGGAATGGATGTTTTTAAATTTGTTGCAAATCCGGATAGATTTTCGTTATAATGACAGGCGCTTGGttcagcatacatgtatatctcacaGTGGGAGTATGGTACTAATAAAAAGAATGGTTTGAGCAGTCAAGATTTAATGTATCAAAAACCTGTCTTGTTTGACTTTATGGTACTATAAGATGTTTAAATGCGAATCTTTCATCTTTCATTCGtgttaacaacaacaaaactttTGAGTGCAGTCAAGTAAACAATCTCACAacacattttaataaaaatcaacaCAAACAGCTGGATAAATACAAGATGAGACATTGAGTTGATGGAAATGATAGACTTTAAAGGACtagtccacccccaaaaaaagttaatttgaataaaaagagaaaaaatccaataagcataacactgaatatttcatcaaattcggatgtaaaataagaaaattatgtcattttaaagttttgcttaatttcacaaaacagttatatgcacatcctggctggtatgtaAATGAGAAgactatgatgtcatccactcactatttcttttgtattttattatatgaaatattctcatttaaTCCACTtaattgtcaagtgatacaacaaataattcctccatgaacacgtggaattggcattgtttaatactatatggtccAGTCAAGTTGgaccttattgtcaaatctataaaaaatgaaatattgtataattaaaacagtaaaaaacataATAGTGAGAGATagacatcatcaactgactcacctagttgtgcatatcactgttatgtgaaaaataagcaaaatttttaaatgtcacaactttctaattttacatccgattttgataaaattttcagcactatgctagtttgattttttctatttattcaagtcagcattttcctggagTGGACTTTACCTTGAAGTACGGTACTCACAACATTATCCATATATTTGAAGAGTGGAAGATTTAAGATCTGATGAAAGGTATCTTCATCCTGTTTATCATAAGCATCTAAGAGACAGGCTAACGCTGATGCTACATCACTCTCAGCATAACCTTCAAACCTGAATATGAAACGGAAATGACAATTTAAATGATAGTGCGGTGAAACCTGCTTATCAACAAAGGTAGACAAGAAAAGTGGTCTTTAAACTCTTTATGGATGGATTCattgaattaatatttcaaCGTGGAATGATATTCAAGGGAAAACAGACAGGTAGCCCTCCTATACAGGTGGCCCTTCCATATAAGGTATGATATCAAAGCAGGATTGATGAGGAGACAGAGGATGGagatattggtgatgatgatgatggtgatgatgatcataagtgatgatgaagatgatgacaaaGACAATGACAACGATGGTGaaagatggtggtgataatacTCAAGATAACATTCCTTTTATAAAACACCTAAACAACAATGATACATCAAAGTGCTAACAAATTTATGACTTGTATTTTATCTTGTGTTATATctgcttacatgtatatacttttgttgatacaaaatcaattacaaatgtatattcTAAATCAGTTGCTGACAACTTTAATTAAAAGAATCTGGGATAAGCTTTGATTGATGGAAAACCATGTGTTTATAAACTTTATATTTCCAAAATACTGAATGAACAGGGGGCAttccatcaatattttcgtccgacaagttgtcagatctgacaactttcctggattctgattggttgagaagcactgttactatagtaactgtcggataaaacaggacttgtcggataaatcgtccgacaagtcctttcatgaaacgctcccgtTTCTTCAAATAATCtccttcaaaaattattttgagtAGTCAAAACTAGACAGGACACTTGATGCATCCGTAGTTCTATCATTAGTACTAATCAACGGTTCAACACTCAAATACACAAGCACATTGAGCAAACATTAACTGACACATTACAATTGAATATGTAAACCTACCCCATTGCCATGTTACATATTTTATCCGCTGCAACATAGTCTCCTCTCTTTAGATGAACAAGAACTAGTGCTGAAACCGTCTATAATGAAATGGtataaataatatcaaaacCAATCGTATCTGTTCATTACTTGGCAAAATCGATTTGAAATCAAGTTTAGGATAGCACAAATTCTCTGAATAGCCATTTGAACTTGTTGTTGATGGCGCTTTGATGAGCTTGCGTCTCATGCACCAACCGTTGCAGAGATCTTATCATTTGAACTTTTAGATAAGGATTTTAAGAGGTACAATGGCTACCAAGGCACATTCACAAAATAAATCACGACATATTTTCTGCACCAActaacctaaaaaaaaattactattatttaattcatttagtGATTTCAGTATATAGGCTTACAGTCACACTATGGCCAGTAATGCTTATAATCTTTATGTATTTAACACTCAATCAATTTAACAATACAATCACATATAAATTCAGAATCATATCTACTTCTtaattaaccctatctaggccggggtattttgggagttcatatggccgggggggggctcccaggccccccttaagatctcggccgtcgaccacgcgatcgcgccgaaaatcggcaagcgggttgcctgggacataatctacaagattgtatagtaagatttttcatgcgaattgctattaaaggggaagttcaccctgaagaaaactttgttttaaaaatagcagaaaaaatagtaaaaaatattggtgaaggtttgaggaaaatccgttaaagagtaagaaagttattagagttcaaaattttggatttgtgacgtcataaacgagcagctgccccatgtgttatgtaatataaaatgtatgaatttcaaatttggtatggttcctgatgacttcattttgttttcttttcatgatcgggtgtgaaacgatttgtctattgatatacaaaagttacagtgaaaaccattttcaattttctgagaaaatgacatttcattgattttttaccattctctATGTAgggatgctgctcgcatatgacgtcacaaatcaaataattgaaattctaataactttttaattatttgatgaatttttctcaaaccttcggcaatatttttaattattttttctgctatttttacaataaactttttgtcagggtgaacttcccctttaagtgattatgctaatttatgtgtaattagtatgcgaaatcattctttttcctctaactccttaaataaagctccaaatgtactaatttttggtatacaaactctttgtggtgttcttagcaagtgtacatgaaaaaaattgcaatatcaaatcattttcttatgtattatattgtttttgcaatttcttatgtatttctttgttttttgaccttttgtttttcattgtttttttctatgaaatttgttggggactcttctgtgatcataaaaagcataaaataaatacatttagaccagcaaaactaaaaataatcatgcatttatgaattttggttgaaaacacaatttgcattgactttgtacacaaaatcacgtttttgagcaatttttggtctgacatgcacttacataatgttgcgtaatttcggaaccacgtacccgggtgacgcaaaattggtctcaaaagttgcgcaagacttgaaagtaaaaagtcagcgagcggcgtggtcaaaaaattttgcgcggcaaaaatatcgcgcgattcgttgagggggggcctccgaggcccccccctggcctagatagggttaatcctagctatttttttttgttgcaaaTGTGAGTCAGTGAGTcagtttttttatcaaaaattattcctgaatattatttcaaaaaaaaaatcttctcacCCTATTTGTTGCATCGATGTCACCTAGATCACGCCTGAGATCTCTCTCTCTTGACAGTATCTTTGATGCTTCATCATAATCTTGAATCTTAATTAGAATACGCGCTGACTTCCCCAAGAAGTCTACAATCTGACGTGGCCGATCTTCCAACTGAACAAGATCA is a window of Lytechinus variegatus isolate NC3 chromosome 2, Lvar_3.0, whole genome shotgun sequence DNA encoding:
- the LOC121408267 gene encoding gamma-soluble NSF attachment protein-like, translated to MADARRISEAKEHIAAAEKSLKTSFFKWKPDFGSAAHEYEQAAICLKNAKQPLEAKRAYINAAGAHRNNDALFHAAKQYEHAAFIMRDLKDWGEVMGLFEKAASLYTEHGTPDTAAICLEKAAKMMETVNPRMSLELYQKACDVVELEDRPRQIVDFLGKSARILIKIQDYDEASKILSRERDLRRDLGDIDATNRTVSALVLVHLKRGDYVAADKICNMAMGFEGYAESDVASALACLLDAYDKQDEDTFHQILNLPLFKYMDNVYVILAKSLRVPGGSRPKPKKAAAAAVPAGEMGLVGGAEGGDDLVDEDDDEEFDLK